The DNA window ATGTCGGCCTTCTTCCCTCCCGTACAGGAGCCGCCATAGGCGATGTCGATCTTGACGTCACCGCCGACCACCTCACGTAGCTGCCCGAGCGGGACACCGTTCCGCGGATCGCCCGGGGTTGCCACCATCGGCTCGATCTCGTCGAGGTTGACATCGAAGGTCGCCATGTACGTGGCGCCCGGGTCGGCGCGGACGATCCTCGCCCGGACATCCTCGGCCTGGAGACCGCGCTGCTCGACGAGGTAGCTGATGATCACCTCGTCGGCCTCGATGATGCCCGTGAACCCTCCGGCCTCGACGGCCATGTTGGTCAAGGTGGCGCGCTCGTCGAGCCCCATCGCGCGCACGCCATCACCAGCGAACTCGAGCACTTTCCCGATGCCCTCGCCGCTCTTCCAGAAGGGCTGCGACAGGAGATGGAGCATCACGTCCTTGGCGGTCACGCCGGGCCGCAAACGCCCGATGAGGTTGAAGCGCGCCGACTCGGGGACGGCCACCCGCACGTCGCGGGTCAGCCAGGCGTTCGCCATGTCCGTCGAGCCGACGCCGAAGGCGAAGCATCCGAGCGCGCCCGCCATGCAGGTGTGCGAGTCGGTTCCGGCCACCACGTGACCCGGCAAGGCAAGCTCCTCGATCACCTTGTTGTGGCAGATGGCCTCGGACCCGACGGTGCGCCCCTCGCGCTCGACCTCTCCGTAAAGCCGGATGCCCTGCCGCTCGGTGAAGGCCTGCTGCACGGTGGCGAGGGAGGCGGCCTGCTCCCGGAGGCCGAGCTTGATGTGGGCCTCGGGCATGATGCGATCGAGGAAGGTCAGATGATCGCGGAATGCGAAGACCGACTCGGGCTCGCTCACCCTCGCCTCGGGGCCGAGGCTCGCTCGGAAGAGGGACTCCGCCATCGGCGTCACGTACTCGTGCGAGAAGCGGATGTCGGTCCGGACGAAGAGGGCGTCCCCCGGCTTGACGGCCGTCACCCCGAGCTGCCCTGTCTTCGCGTCGACGATCGCGTGCGCGGCGATGATCTTCTCGCACAACGTCATGGGTCGAGCGGGC is part of the Chondromyces crocatus genome and encodes:
- a CDS encoding aconitase family protein — translated: MKRQLAGEDLPVDPGQEPLINNISTDEITPGWVCYYYDETLARYCLVGLRGNVIERDAIKSGGFGVIVSGRSKGCGSSRETAPYSELEAGIQLVVARSIEKIYGQNCQNIGLLTTTDFSILDRIAKGEEIPIEEFTRGLDPISADVVSYGGLFTYNKARLAGEVSPPTIDTPARPMTLCEKIIAAHAIVDAKTGQLGVTAVKPGDALFVRTDIRFSHEYVTPMAESLFRASLGPEARVSEPESVFAFRDHLTFLDRIMPEAHIKLGLREQAASLATVQQAFTERQGIRLYGEVEREGRTVGSEAICHNKVIEELALPGHVVAGTDSHTCMAGALGCFAFGVGSTDMANAWLTRDVRVAVPESARFNLIGRLRPGVTAKDVMLHLLSQPFWKSGEGIGKVLEFAGDGVRAMGLDERATLTNMAVEAGGFTGIIEADEVIISYLVEQRGLQAEDVRARIVRADPGATYMATFDVNLDEIEPMVATPGDPRNGVPLGQLREVVGGDVKIDIAYGGSCTGGKKADMDMYASVLRRAVEQGRRVAEGVHLYIQFGSQDIRRYAEAKGYLEIFRQAGAELVDPSCGACIKAGPGVSNSPDQVTVSAINRNFPGRSGPGKVYLASPLVVAASAIEGRIVSPKL